One part of the Phragmites australis chromosome 3, lpPhrAust1.1, whole genome shotgun sequence genome encodes these proteins:
- the LOC133912744 gene encoding allene oxide cyclase, chloroplastic-like, producing MAAALRVPVSLKSAASGSTGFAKVPSQMPVAVAGTGKMRGARGVAVRASLFSPKPAAAKDARPIKVQELYVYEINERDRESPAYLRLSAKQTENALGDLVPFTNKVYNGSLDKRLGITSGICVLIQHVPERNGDRYEAIYSFYFGDYGHISVQGPYLTYEESYLAVKGGSGVFEGVYGQVKLNQIVFPFKIFYTFYLKGIPDLPRELLCTPVPPSPTVEPTPAAKAAEPHACVKNFTN from the exons ATGGCCGCCGCGCTCAGAGTCCCCGTCTCCCTCAAGTCCGCGGCCTCCGGCTCTACGGGCTTTGCTAAGGTCCCTTCGCAGATGCCGGTGGCGGTGGCTGGGACTGGGAAGATGCGAGGAGCCCGTGGGGTCGCCGTGCGAGCTTCGCTGTTCTCGCCGAAGCCGGCGGCGGCCAAGGACGCGCGGCCGATCAAGGTGCAGGAGCTGTACGTGTACGAGATCAACGAGCGCGACCGCGAGAGCCCCGCTTACCTCCGCCTCAGCGCCAAGCAGACGGAGAACGCGCTCGGTGACCTCGTCCCCTTCACCAACAAG GTGTACAACGGGAGCCTCGACAAGCGGCTGGGCATCACATCGGGGATCTGCGTGCTGATCCAGCACGTCCCGGAGCGCAACGGCGACCGGTACGAGGCCATCTACAGCTTTTACTTCGGCGACTACGGCCACATCTCCGTGCAGGGCCCCTACCTGACCTATGAGGAGTCGTACCTCGCCGTCAAGGGGGGATCCGGCGTATTTGAGGGCGTCTACGGCCAGGTGAAGCTCAACCAGATCGTCTTCCCCTTCAAGATCTTCTACACCTTCTACCTCAAGGGCATCCCGGACCTGCCTCGGGAGCTGCTCTGCACGCCCGTCCCGCCGTCGCCCACCGTCGAGCCCACTCCCGCCGCCAAGGCCGCCGAGCCGCACGCCTGCGTCAAGAACTTTACCAACTAA